GCAAATAATTACTTCGCCACAAAATGTTCCAGGCATGTACGGAAAGTCTAAAACTGGTTGAGAATTCTGAATACCTAAAGAAAAAATAACATGTATTTTTTCTTAGTTAATTTGAAATGAACCGTTGAATTGGTATTTAGTAACTGGTAGCAGGTTTGGTATTTATAAAGTAGTCTCCTGTACAAGGAATGATTAATTCAATGCACTATTGGGCTATTATATAAAGAGTTGATTCTTTATTTACAAAGTCAGTTTCAAGAAAAGTGAGCATTATATAAAGagtttattctttatttatagaCTACTCAGTTTGGACAATATGCAATGGATTTGATATCTTTTCCTAATATTTAAAGATGAAAATTTTAGTCCGTCGGTCGTTCTATCCGTCATGTCCATATATACCGGTCGGTCGTTTTGTCAGCCACAAGAAGCCCGAGAGTCTATCAAAAAAAAGCCCTAGCGGCGGTGCCAATCTTCTTCTGTCTTGTTGGCTCTCCTTCCTGTCGACCAGATGGACCGAACTGTCCTGGTGCTCAGAACTGTCCTGGTGCTCACCTTCATCCTACGTATATGAGTTGAGCCATTAATTGGACATTAGGCCGGCTGATCACCAACGAGGCCTCGTTGGCGGCTGCGTTCTCTATTGTTCATTACGAATGTATCATCTCATAATTCTCTAATTATTCTAAAAGAACTCCAAATTCTCTGATCATAAATCTTTACctaatatttaattataaaaattTCAGTTTATTCACTTTTTCTGTCCGCCCATAAATAacaaattagaaaaaaaaactcaacaCTTACAAACCAAACCTTGTTGGCCTTGCAACTGCGCCATGCGTTTTTCTACAatgtatattttatttatttctctAGAGGCAGCTCTTCCTTAGCAACCTCCTCCAGTAATAGTTCATTCACGGTGTTTACAACCTAATCAGCGCCGCTGCCGGCGACATTAGGTACGGCGACCGTCGAAGCGCGAGAGCAAGAACTCCAAGCCTTTGCTCATTTCTGACGTGCTGCTACCCTCGACTTTGTCCTTGTTTGTCCTTACCATCGCGTGGCCTGAGGAGGCGGGGAGAATCTAGCCAGGTCGAGCTCCGGGAGCTCATCGATGGAGGATGCGGTTGGTCCTTGCCCCCTCACGGCTCTGCCGCGTGCTCTCTGCCACCACCTCCATATACGCGAAGAACGACGTGAATcgagaataagaacaaaagctTTTCTCTTTTTAATCTAGATATAAATACTAGAAAATCAAGAACATAAATTAaaacctttcttttctttttaaatcCTCAACAAAAATTGTAAGAGTTTGCATAGGGCCAGTGGCGGGTGCGTCATGCTGGAGTGGTAGACAGGAGCCCTATGGTTAGAGTAGGACATCGTGGGAGGTTGGTGAGACAGTGATCCTGTGTGAGGTGCCGACTGTGGGTGCTAGAAGACCAATGGAGAGGACGTAAAGTGAGGAGTGCATGAGGGAGTGGACGTAAGCGAGAGCAGGATTAAAGATAGCACCGGTGAGTAAGAAGAAAGATCATACAATTTTCAACTATATGACCCTTCTCCCGTGGCAACGCACGAGCATATTTCCTAGTGTTATCTGAAATATGTAGGTTTGCTGAATGGAAATTTAAAGAAATTGTTAGATGTTTTGGGCCTTGGGCCAAACAATTCCAAATAAATCTCAAAGACCCACtcatacatgcatgtatatatggaaagGTGGGGGGACTTTAGTCCCACCTTGCTACTTCAAGTGGAGTGAGGCCAACTTAAAAAGTTGAGCTATCTCCATCTTGTTGAAGCAATTAGGGAGAGGAAAAAGAAGAACCACACGCGCGCTCGCTCGCCTCGCCGAGGCGGGGCCAATGGACGCACATGCACGACATGCGTGTGAATGGTCCGGCGGCGGGGCCAATGGGCGCACATGCACGACATGCGCTTGAATGGTCCGGCGATTTCCCGCTTCAACCCTTGCGGGTGCGCAGCTTCCTTTTGCTACTTGGGAgttttgcatgcatggaggaGATTGCGTTGGCCTATTTGGTAAgcaattattcttgtattatggcAAGTGCGTAAACGACGTAAAGTTTCCATAATACGGTGATTGATTGCTTGCCTATTTGCTATGTGCGACGTGTGTATAAATATAGGACGAGACGTCGTCCTTTGTACTGAGAGATTCATCTCTTCCTCGCCACACTACTGTGCTGCCGCCGTCTTCCCCATCCCGTCGCCGACGTGCCATCGGTGTCGGGAGAGCAGGCTCCGAAGCCTACGTCTCCTCGCGTCCTTGGGGCGTATCAGGTTTTTGGAAGCGTCGTCGCGACTGCTCGCTGGACGTCTTCTTCCCACTACGCCCGATGTTCGCCGATCTCCATCGACGATCTTcgtttttttcttcttccttcgcGCCGACAACCCACTGTAAGGATGTCTATCCTCTCTCTGTTGTTCGGTTTCATATCATTTCTGTTGCTAGCACTAGATTCCGTGAACTTGATTCAAATCGTAGTGCTAGTTTCGATTCATATATCTGTGATACATGTTGTTAGCCTTTTTCTTGTTGTCGGAATTAATCTATACATCGCTAAATTACTTTTATTTTCAACAGAAATCGCAATCTAATTAACTTAGAGAATGAGCTATACCGTTACTCAGTGTATTTCCAAATTTAGGTACAACACTTGGATCTGTAAAGCCGCAGAATGATACCAGTACTCAAAGTACTATAGTAAGAGACAAATGCTAGGCTGGTGCGACGAAGCTATGAAATGGATTTCTCGGATTAGTGGAGGCTTTATGAACCTGTGCTGATTGGACTATAAAATTTGAGATTTGTCCTTAGCACATAAGTTGTAGATCAGATGGTGCTTGTTATGCATTATCCTCACTTTTTTTTATCTATCGTTTTGGCTAGCCCACGTCTAGTAGCACTTACAATTCCTGTGATCTGGAATCTGGATGCTGCAAGGCCTTAATCTTGTTTCTATAAAAGCTGAGTAAAGTTGTTCTTGAAGACAAAGTGAAAGAGCTGAAGCTAAGCAAGCTACATTAGAACGGATTGAAAATATCATTTATGTCATATATTTCTcccattttttaatctatacttTACATTTACATGTTCATGTGCCCAAGCCACATCAAAGGAAGACTAAAAAATTTAATTATTTCATTGGCCTGGCTGTCTGGCTGCTCCAGCAAGGGCGCAGCAAAGCCGCGCCTGGTTTTCTAGTTTCGAGCATATTATCAATGGGTTGACGTTGAAAGCTTCCTAGATAGCTTCATTACTGATTAGCCATAGACATTTTTTTTGTGGGCCGTAACTGTTAAAATATTTGGGCTGGGTCCAATTTAACTGATGACCCAGGGATGAAGCCCATGCCCAAAAAGGCCTGCCATCTCAATCTCATCTCAGCGAGGCTGCTTTGGCTGATCAAAATTCAGATCAAGCTATCCTGCAGACTGCACCGTGGTATGAACAAAAGTTGATCTCTATTAAACAGATATATATTACAAAGAGAATTATTAGTGCGGCATTAATGGTTTCCAAAACGCTACTACTTAGTCATTGCTAAACAGAGATTGACCTTTACATAGACCATGGCGCATAAAAGTGTTGATCTGAATTTTTAGCAGACTGAACCATCGTCTATGTGATTGCAGATATTATTTACATAAAATTGGTAGACATAGTCAATCTTTGTTTAGCAATCACTGACTACTCACTTCATCCTAAAAATTCTCACAGAAGTTGTAAGTTATATTCACAAAGACAAATATTGTTTGATTTctgaaaataaaaaagacaaacaaAACCATACAAGGCAAATTAGTTAGTTATTATATTATTTCTTGTCCTTGGTTCGCTATCTGGTTAAGCCGTTCAAACGCAAGAAATACTAGGATAACAGTTTGCAGGAAAATAGTGTAGGTTTTATGCTTGGCACTTTGGTAGCCTGTGGACAAAGATGTCAAATTACTGTAGCACCGTTTATCATCTTGAACTGGATGTAGTCAGGATACGATAATATATAGCTGTTGGACATTCTTCACAGTGTAGAGCTTTTCTAGGCCTTGACAAATCAGTAATTCACAACTGCACAATCCAAACATCATGATAAGAACTTGCAAGTTGCTCTATGGATCAGAACAACCGTTACTATCAACTGCGTTTACGATATAATATGGATGGAGTTGGCAATGGGATCATTCTTCTCCATAGGGaaggggggagagagagagaaggatcATTCAGACTCCTGCAGCAACACTCCTCATCAACAAGATTAGCTGCTGCTAATCACTCTGTCATAACACCCTTCATCAACACAATTATTTTGACGAAGACTAGATAGAACTATGACAGTACATGTTAATTCCCAAGTAACATATGAAATACAGTTCCTCTTGCAGCGGCACTTAAGTTCTCCCCTGTCCGAAGTAACATATGAAATCACAAGTAATAACTCTAGGCTTAACTGTTAACTCTGGTGCTCAAAATTTCTCAGAAAATGACAGGTGCATCATCTATCCAACCATATTTACAGTAGATACAAAACCAAcctgagaatcaagaagaaaagAGAAATCTGAATATTGCTCCACCAGCGTCTGTTGCTCTCTTTTCAACATCCATATCTCTGTCCCACGCCTGTCCTGCTTGCATCTAGAGTGAAATTGAATCCTTAAACTGGACACTGGTAATGGGGAATCTTACAAAGCAAGTCAAAAATCTTCAAAACAGTCAGAGTCAAGCAGGTCTTTCCTAAAAGTAGAAAGGGGAAGAAGCCTTAAAGTGCCATATGCTATCTGGAAAGGGGTAAAAACATGCCAAGGCACGGCCACGACAAAAAGATTTTGCTGAAGTGATCATCTCCAATTTGGAGTGATAATCATGCTCAAGACATAAAGGGACAACTATATTCAAAGAGCATTTCATCTATTGTTTGTTTATTATGCCAGACTCTAAAATTAAAGTGGGCTTGACCATCATGTATGGATACGCATTCCTTTTGCAGTGAACATTTAATAGTACAGAGACATCTCCCCCAACCAGCTCTTTTAATGCATTTAAATCTAATGGAAGAATTAAAATGTTACAACACAAATAAAGCAAAAACAATTACAGACTTGACTGCGGAGGGGAGGAGGAAAGTTCTAACCACATTTTCCCAAAGAAACACCAGACATACACCATATGCACAGTTTCACTTGTTATCAACACAGCATACGAAAGGCGGATGCAATGAGAGGAGAAAACTAATCAGGCAGTGCATTGTAGAAATATATAGTACAGCAGTTGTTAACATAGTTTGTGTAAGGTAAAAAACATAGCAAAACTCTTACACTGCTAACTGTGGGGGAAATACACAAGCTTAAATTATAGGAATCACCTCACTGATAAAGAGGTCCACATGATAGATTTATCACTGGGAGTGCAGAGTTTGTTcacaaattatataaaataaaatgcaAAGACTTCAGTGTTACTCATTACTATGCAAAAACAAGGACAGCACACAAGGTTATTTTACCTGTTGATAAACTTGACGCTCAAGACATTTCTCTAGGGAATTTCATCATTCAAAGCATACCACACAGCATGGCAAAAAAATTAGAACACAGGGCAGAGTGGTCAGGCCAACAAATTGACATTTCACACGGAGATGATAAGCACAGTTGAATCTGAATTCATCTTTTTTTGTCAACACTCAACTGCAGGCTTCGTTGAGGAAAACGATACTTTTCAGGCAGAGACTTTGCAAGTTGTTGATATTCAGCCCTTGAGTAAATTGATATAAGCATGGAAGTAGTGGAAGCCTCAAGTGAGAAATTCTTCTCATCAAGTTTGGAGAGGTAAACCCCAGCCCTGCCTATGTCACCTCTATGCAACAACCACCTAACTAGAGCATTTAACATACGTGAGTTTGGAGCAGTACCATTCTCTTCCATTGCTGAAAACAGCTCATCAAGCTCCTCAAGTGACCCTTCTTTTATTAGATTTTCTGCAATTAAGCGGTAGGTCTCAACATCCGGAACCAAACCATAAGCAGAGATAGTAGCAAACAAATCCATGGCATCTTCCTTTCTGCCACCTTTGAGCAAAGCACCAATCATGATGTTGATAGTAAAAATGTCAAGTTGAAGATCCTTGGAACACAGGCTCTGAAACATTTTgaatgcttcatcaacaaaattATTTCTGCAAAGACCATTCAGAATTATGGTGTATGTGTAAATGTCGCACTTTCTTCTGTTATTGATCATATTGAGATAGAGTTCCTTTGCTTCACAAAATCTCCCTATCTGAAACAAACCATGCAATATAGTATTATAAGTCACGACTCCAGGTGTAAGTCCCTTCATTAACATTTCTCGGAAAAGGCTATATGCATCATCTATCCTTCGAGCTTTGCAATAGCCATGAAGCAAAGTATTATAAGTAAATTCATCAGGTTTCAAGCCAATTGAGACCATAACATCAAGTAGCTTCGCCGCTTCATCAATTCTACCAGTTAAGCAGTGGCCATCAACTAATGTATTATATGAGATAACATCAGGCCTCACATCAACACGTAACATCAAGTCAATAAGCCTCTGGGCTTCCATGACCCGCCCTTCTCTGCATAAATTACACATTAATATGTTGAAGAACGCCGCATTAAGACGGATTCCTTGATCCAACACTTCAAAAAAAAGTTTCTCAGCCTTCTCCCACTTGTCAACGGTGCACAGTCCATAAACTAGGGAGGAAAAAACAAAGATGTCAGGAGTCACACCTTCATTGATCATCTGGTTAAATTTAAGGACAGCATCGTCCACCCTGCCTAACTTGCATAGTGCATCTATTAGTGCTCCATAGTTGACTACACCAGGACTCAACCATTGCTGTCTCATTTTGTCAAATATATGCATGGCCTCATCTATCATTGCCTTCTTAGCATATGCATTGAACATTATGTTGAAGATGTGATGATCAGGTGAAACACCATTTCGTACCATCAAATCTAGGAAACTATGCATTTCAGAAAGAGCACCTTCTGTAGCATATCCatgaagcaaaattccatagATAGTTACATGGGGTTTTATGCCCTTCCTAATCAAAGAATCAAAAATATTCCTGGCTTCTGTGCATCTTCCATTCTTGCATAGGTAGTCCAGCAGCACAGCATAAATAACACAATCTGGTTGAAGACCATGTGTGGACATTTCTTGAAGCATTTGAACCACCTCTTTCCACTTTCCAGTAGAAAGGTATCCATGGATCAGACAAGTATATGTGTGATTGTTTGGCCTAACACCTTTATCAATCATGTGCTGAAAGACACCCTTGGCTCTGTCAACCATTTGAGCTTTGCACAGGCCATCAATTACCGTGGTGTATGTCACAACATTTGGTGTGTGGCTTCCATCTCCATCATCAGCCATCATGTGCATAAGCTCAAGTGCCTCCTCAGCTCTCTTTTCATTGCAGAGACCTTTAAGAAGTATGTTGTATGAAATGACATTGAGTGTGCAGCCAAACTCGGGCATTCGTCGAAGCAATATGTCTGTGGCCTCATCCACCCTCTTCGCGTCACAGAGGCCCTTGAGTAGTTGTCCGAAGATGACTGTGTTATTCAAACTCCAGCCCGTCTTAAGGATGAGGCCAAAGGCGGCGAAGCCATGCTTCAAGCGGCCCATGCGGCAGAAgcagccgatgaggatggtgtaCGTGCAACTGCTGGGAGCCACCTTGACGGAGCATTCACGGATCATCCGGTTGAATAGGGAGACGACGAGCTCGGAGGCTGAAGAGCATCGGGCGCGCGAAACAACGGTAAGCAGGCGGTTGAAAGTACGAACCGAGGCAGGCCTGGCGTAGGTAAGCATTTCGTCGAACAGCTTCAGTGCGTCGTCGAGGCCAAGGCTTCCCGAGCGGGCACGGCCGGCGATGACGCGCTCCAGCTCCAAGCAccggtcggcggcggcggtcacGCGGCGCGAGCGCGACATGCCGACGGGGCGCCGCTGCGCTCGCGTGCGGCGCTAGCACTACTGGCACGGACGACGCCGCGCCAGCCTCCGGGTCGGTGGAGCAGAGCAGATCGAGTACTGCAATAGGTGTGGGTGGAGCAGACCGTGTCGTGCCATGGAGTGCGTGAGGGAGTGATGGGGCGGCGTGTTtgctgggggcagggcgccagcCGCCAGACGTGGGCGACGGCCCCTTTCCTGTCTCCGCTTCCTGTCGAGATGGGTGATGTCTGACGAGAGGAACAACACTTGCACACACAGCTCGCGCGCCCCAATTCCATTGTCACGGTCGTTCACTACTTTTAAATCCAGCGATCCATCTGACAGGCTAATGCATGCCGGTCCCCCATCCTCCTCCCCTCACTTCTCTTTCCCTCTGCTTTTGCCAtcatcataaaaaaaataaaatatttatttcaaattactaTAACTTTTGAATGATGTATCTATTTTTAATTTCGTCTTCTCGGTTGTGTTCAACGTGACGAGACAAACAAAACTAGACCCCACTTTCATATGTTTCtaagatttttatttttctaataacaatttatgtatattaacttaTAACATATAAGTTATATTGCGAACTTATTCTGCTAAGTTATGTTGCTAACCTATTCTGCTAAGTTGTATTGTATAACATCTGTTTATGTATAATAACTGCATAACTTTCTATATACACTAGTGTATTAGTTGTGTAACTTATGTCTCCCTCTATTCcaaaatataaaatattttgatatttctacatatattgattttgctatgtgtatacatatatagttgtgtctagataca
This window of the Sorghum bicolor cultivar BTx623 chromosome 7, Sorghum_bicolor_NCBIv3, whole genome shotgun sequence genome carries:
- the LOC8057874 gene encoding protein Rf1, mitochondrial; its protein translation is MSRSRRVTAAADRCLELERVIAGRARSGSLGLDDALKLFDEMLTYARPASVRTFNRLLTVVSRARCSSASELVVSLFNRMIRECSVKVAPSSCTYTILIGCFCRMGRLKHGFAAFGLILKTGWSLNNTVIFGQLLKGLCDAKRVDEATDILLRRMPEFGCTLNVISYNILLKGLCNEKRAEEALELMHMMADDGDGSHTPNVVTYTTVIDGLCKAQMVDRAKGVFQHMIDKGVRPNNHTYTCLIHGYLSTGKWKEVVQMLQEMSTHGLQPDCVIYAVLLDYLCKNGRCTEARNIFDSLIRKGIKPHVTIYGILLHGYATEGALSEMHSFLDLMVRNGVSPDHHIFNIMFNAYAKKAMIDEAMHIFDKMRQQWLSPGVVNYGALIDALCKLGRVDDAVLKFNQMINEGVTPDIFVFSSLVYGLCTVDKWEKAEKLFFEVLDQGIRLNAAFFNILMCNLCREGRVMEAQRLIDLMLRVDVRPDVISYNTLVDGHCLTGRIDEAAKLLDVMVSIGLKPDEFTYNTLLHGYCKARRIDDAYSLFREMLMKGLTPGVVTYNTILHGLFQIGRFCEAKELYLNMINNRRKCDIYTYTIILNGLCRNNFVDEAFKMFQSLCSKDLQLDIFTINIMIGALLKGGRKEDAMDLFATISAYGLVPDVETYRLIAENLIKEGSLEELDELFSAMEENGTAPNSRMLNALVRWLLHRGDIGRAGVYLSKLDEKNFSLEASTTSMLISIYSRAEYQQLAKSLPEKYRFPQRSLQLSVDKKR